Proteins encoded together in one Orbaceae bacterium lpD01 window:
- a CDS encoding urease subunit alpha: protein MPQISRQEYYGLFGPTVGDKIRLGDTDLYVEIEKDLRGYGEESVYGGGKSLRDGMGANNTLTSDNGILDLVITNVTIVDAKLGVIKADVGVKNGKIVGVGKSGNPNLQDNITPGMVVGVATDAISGEHLILTAAGIDSHIHLISPQQAYAALSNGVTTFFGGGIGPTDGTNGTTVTAGPQNIRTMLRSFENLPVNVGLLGKGNSFTRNPLAEQIIAGVAGLKVHEDWGATRNAIRYALRVADEFDVQVAVHTDSLNEGGYVENTIEAFEGRTIHTFHTEGAGGGHAPDIIRVAGQPNVLPSSTNPTLPYGVNSQAELFDMIMVCHNLNPNVPADVSFAESRVRPETIAAENVLHDMGVISMFSSDSQAMGRVGENWLRIIQTANAMKAARGKLPEDADGNDNFRVLRYVAKITINPAIAQGVSHVLGSIEVGKMADLVLWDPRFFGAKPKMIIKGGIINWAAMGDPNASLPTPQPVFYRPMFGAFGKTIQDTCVTFVSQAALEDGVKEKAGLEREVIAVNNCRSIGKKDLVRNSETPHIEVNPETFAVKVNGEHATCKPINTTSMNQRYFFG, encoded by the coding sequence ATGCCTCAAATATCAAGACAAGAGTATTACGGACTATTTGGTCCAACAGTCGGTGATAAAATTCGCCTGGGTGATACGGACCTCTATGTAGAAATTGAGAAAGATCTCCGTGGTTATGGTGAAGAATCGGTTTATGGTGGCGGTAAATCACTGCGTGATGGCATGGGTGCTAATAATACCTTAACCAGTGATAATGGTATTTTGGATCTGGTGATCACCAATGTCACGATTGTCGATGCCAAACTCGGGGTGATTAAAGCCGATGTCGGCGTGAAAAATGGCAAAATCGTCGGTGTGGGTAAAAGTGGTAACCCGAATCTGCAAGATAACATCACACCAGGCATGGTTGTCGGTGTGGCAACCGATGCCATTTCAGGCGAACATCTGATTTTAACCGCAGCCGGTATTGACTCACATATTCACTTAATTTCACCACAACAAGCTTATGCGGCATTATCCAACGGTGTCACCACTTTCTTTGGTGGCGGTATTGGGCCAACGGATGGGACCAATGGTACAACGGTGACCGCGGGTCCACAAAATATTCGTACCATGCTACGTTCGTTTGAAAATCTACCAGTTAACGTGGGTTTATTAGGTAAGGGTAACTCATTTACCCGTAATCCTTTAGCAGAACAGATTATTGCCGGTGTTGCTGGGCTGAAAGTGCATGAGGACTGGGGCGCAACGCGTAATGCCATTCGTTATGCGCTGCGTGTTGCCGATGAGTTTGATGTTCAGGTTGCGGTACATACCGATAGCTTGAATGAGGGCGGGTATGTCGAAAATACTATTGAAGCTTTTGAAGGCCGCACTATTCATACCTTCCATACCGAAGGTGCGGGCGGCGGCCATGCGCCAGATATTATTCGGGTTGCTGGTCAGCCGAACGTATTACCAAGTTCAACCAACCCAACGCTACCGTATGGTGTTAACAGCCAGGCTGAACTATTCGATATGATTATGGTCTGCCATAATTTAAATCCAAACGTGCCTGCTGACGTCTCATTTGCCGAAAGTCGCGTACGACCAGAAACCATTGCTGCTGAAAATGTGTTACATGATATGGGCGTTATCTCCATGTTCTCAAGTGACTCACAAGCGATGGGCCGCGTCGGTGAAAACTGGTTACGTATCATCCAAACCGCTAATGCCATGAAAGCGGCGCGCGGTAAATTACCGGAAGATGCGGATGGTAATGATAATTTCCGTGTGCTTCGTTATGTCGCCAAAATCACCATCAATCCAGCTATCGCACAGGGTGTTAGCCATGTATTAGGATCAATTGAAGTCGGTAAAATGGCCGATTTGGTGTTATGGGATCCGCGTTTCTTTGGCGCTAAACCTAAAATGATCATCAAAGGCGGCATTATTAACTGGGCTGCGATGGGTGATCCCAATGCCTCATTACCCACACCACAACCGGTATTCTACCGTCCGATGTTTGGCGCATTTGGTAAAACGATTCAAGATACTTGTGTCACCTTTGTGTCTCAAGCCGCTTTAGAAGATGGCGTGAAAGAGAAAGCTGGTCTTGAACGAGAAGTGATTGCGGTCAATAACTGTCGCTCTATCGGTAAAAAAGATTTAGTGCGTAACAGTGAAACACCACATATCGAGGTGAATCCGGAAACCTTTGCCGTGAAAGTCAACGGTGAACATGCCACCTGTAAACCGATTAATACCACATCGATGAACCAACGTTATTTCTTTGGTTAA
- a CDS encoding urease accessory protein UreF, translated as MKASELIRIMQFGDSALPIGAFTFSNGVEAAIQAGVVHDAPTLKAFVRTALKQAASCDGIAVVAAHRAVMADDRAQIMAIDWAVNNRKLNEEARLMATRMGKKLAEISGHIIDDERLSWWLSQIKAEKTPGTQPVTQAIVMAIQGIGEREVVVMHQYGITMTILSAAMRLMRITHYQTQQILFELNEEIESFCDIAATGDIAQMSAYTPIMDVLAALHTKSFVRLFMN; from the coding sequence GTGAAGGCGTCAGAATTAATTCGAATAATGCAATTTGGCGATTCCGCACTCCCAATTGGGGCATTTACCTTTTCAAATGGGGTTGAAGCAGCGATTCAGGCGGGGGTGGTGCACGATGCGCCAACACTTAAGGCGTTTGTGCGGACGGCATTAAAACAGGCGGCATCTTGTGACGGTATTGCGGTCGTTGCTGCGCATCGAGCCGTTATGGCTGATGACCGAGCCCAAATAATGGCCATTGATTGGGCGGTCAATAATCGTAAATTAAATGAAGAAGCCCGTTTAATGGCGACTCGAATGGGCAAAAAGTTAGCTGAAATTTCTGGACATATCATTGATGATGAACGTTTGTCATGGTGGTTATCACAAATTAAAGCCGAAAAGACCCCCGGTACACAGCCAGTGACCCAAGCGATTGTGATGGCGATTCAAGGTATTGGTGAACGAGAGGTGGTGGTGATGCATCAATATGGCATTACGATGACCATTCTCAGTGCCGCCATGCGTTTAATGCGTATTACGCACTATCAAACGCAGCAGATCCTCTTCGAATTAAATGAAGAGATTGAATCTTTTTGTGATATTGCCGCGACAGGTGACATTGCGCAGATGTCCGCTTATACCCCGATTATGGATGTATTAGCGGCGCTACATACTAAATCTTTTGTGCGTTTATTTATGAACTAG
- the ureG gene encoding urease accessory protein UreG yields MKKITRIGIGGPVGSGKTAIIEVITPILIQRGIKPLIITNDIVTTEDAKQVKRTLKGILDEEKILGVETGACPHTAVREDPSMNIAAVEEMEARFPDSDVIMIESGGDNLTLTFSPALADFYIYVIDVAEGEKIPRKNGPGLVQADILVINKIDLAPYVGASLAVMESDTKVVRGNRPYVLTNCKTGEGVNELVDMIMDKFLFTHQTQGSQA; encoded by the coding sequence ATGAAAAAAATTACCCGAATAGGCATTGGGGGCCCAGTAGGTTCTGGCAAAACGGCGATTATTGAAGTGATCACGCCGATTTTAATTCAGCGCGGCATCAAACCGCTGATTATTACCAACGATATTGTCACAACCGAAGATGCGAAGCAGGTCAAACGCACCTTAAAAGGTATTTTGGATGAAGAGAAAATATTAGGGGTTGAAACCGGCGCCTGCCCACACACGGCGGTACGTGAAGATCCGAGTATGAACATTGCCGCGGTGGAAGAGATGGAAGCGCGTTTCCCTGATAGTGATGTCATTATGATTGAAAGCGGTGGCGATAATCTGACATTAACCTTTAGCCCGGCTTTAGCTGACTTTTATATCTATGTCATTGATGTCGCTGAAGGGGAGAAAATCCCGCGTAAAAACGGTCCCGGTTTAGTGCAAGCCGATATTTTAGTTATTAATAAGATCGATTTAGCCCCTTATGTGGGTGCCAGTCTTGCTGTAATGGAGAGCGATACCAAAGTCGTCCGGGGTAACCGTCCTTATGTCCTCACTAACTGTAAAACAGGTGAAGGGGTGAATGAGCTGGTTGATATGATCATGGATAAATTCCTGTTTACCCATCAAACACAAGGATCTCAGGCATGA
- a CDS encoding urease accessory protein UreD → MSHLREEIKNTPSRVYAHTLGQTAQEMANYQDEPVQMQSGAVGKSGYLKLRFAKGEQRSELVEMERRVPSLVQKALYWDEEMPQLPCVTMISTSGCLLQGDRQALDIIVEKDACAHVTTQSATKIHMMNANYAAQVQDISVAENGYLELIPDPIIPHRDARFITDTLIKLHPSATVIYTEILQSGRKHHHQDELFGFDIFSSRIRAQYQTEVGDELHEKELFVEKYVLAPQQDDLRAIGVMESFDVFGNAILLTPQQYHEAILSRLEAKYDVENQIAYGATQLPNKSGIIFKALGVDSPKTKVAIRYFWQIAREEILGISLQKPFLWK, encoded by the coding sequence ATGAGTCATCTAAGGGAAGAGATCAAAAATACGCCCAGCCGTGTTTATGCTCATACTTTAGGTCAAACTGCGCAGGAAATGGCCAATTATCAGGATGAACCGGTGCAGATGCAAAGTGGCGCAGTCGGTAAGAGTGGTTACTTAAAACTGCGCTTTGCTAAAGGTGAGCAGCGTAGCGAGCTGGTGGAGATGGAGCGCAGGGTGCCTTCTTTAGTGCAAAAAGCACTCTACTGGGATGAGGAGATGCCACAGCTACCTTGTGTCACCATGATATCCACCTCCGGTTGTCTGCTACAGGGCGATCGTCAGGCGCTCGATATCATTGTTGAAAAAGACGCCTGTGCGCATGTTACAACCCAATCAGCGACGAAAATTCACATGATGAATGCCAATTACGCTGCACAGGTACAAGACATCAGTGTGGCCGAAAATGGTTATCTGGAACTGATCCCTGATCCCATTATTCCACATCGTGATGCGCGTTTTATTACTGATACCTTGATTAAACTGCATCCGAGTGCCACGGTGATTTATACCGAAATCTTACAATCTGGACGTAAACATCACCATCAAGATGAGTTATTTGGTTTTGATATTTTTTCATCCCGTATTCGGGCGCAGTATCAAACTGAAGTAGGAGACGAGCTTCATGAAAAAGAGCTGTTTGTGGAAAAATATGTCCTAGCGCCACAGCAAGACGATTTACGTGCAATTGGTGTAATGGAGTCTTTTGATGTATTCGGTAATGCGATATTGTTGACACCACAACAATATCACGAAGCCATATTAAGTCGTTTAGAGGCTAAATATGATGTTGAAAATCAGATCGCTTATGGCGCGACGCAGTTGCCGAATAAAAGTGGCATTATTTTTAAAGCGCTCGGCGTTGATAGTCCAAAAACCAAAGTGGCAATTCGCTATTTTTGGCAAATTGCCCGTGAAGAGATACTGGGGATTTCACTGCAAAAACCGTTTTTATGGAAATAA
- the yut gene encoding urea transporter — translation MSSASSIKQGWHNLIERNIVMQFIDVTLRGCAQVMFQNNPLTGLLFFMAIFLGGYLENLPYIGFACLFATVIATLTAYISKIDLASLRSGLYGYNACLVGVALPTFLDNTPLLWFTIALGSIVSVIATLSLADFLKSWKVAALTAPFVLVTWTILLASYAFFAIKGIALPKADLSQQYIDASSQSVDYLQQFTPDIFRGISEVFLFSSVAVGIIFVAGLAVSSIWAALFAIFGSLLAYMTASLLQADFVNIHTGLYSFSAVLTAIALGSTFNKPSLRVAIYTVIGVIFTVFVQGALDTALAPIGIPTLTMPFVLATWLFLVPNKDLMPQDRQ, via the coding sequence ATGTCATCAGCCTCGAGCATCAAGCAGGGTTGGCACAATCTGATTGAGCGCAATATCGTTATGCAGTTTATTGATGTGACCTTACGGGGATGCGCTCAGGTCATGTTTCAGAATAATCCACTCACCGGATTACTGTTCTTTATGGCGATTTTTCTCGGTGGCTATTTAGAAAATTTACCCTATATTGGTTTCGCCTGTTTATTTGCCACCGTGATTGCCACATTAACGGCGTATATCAGTAAAATTGATTTAGCCTCATTGCGATCGGGTTTATATGGCTATAATGCTTGTTTAGTCGGCGTCGCACTGCCGACGTTTTTAGATAATACGCCATTATTGTGGTTTACCATTGCGCTGGGCAGTATTGTGTCCGTGATTGCCACCCTCTCTTTAGCCGATTTTCTCAAAAGCTGGAAAGTGGCAGCGCTAACGGCGCCTTTTGTGCTGGTAACTTGGACGATATTACTCGCCAGTTACGCTTTCTTTGCGATCAAAGGGATTGCACTGCCTAAAGCTGATTTATCGCAGCAGTATATTGATGCCTCAAGCCAATCTGTAGATTATTTGCAGCAATTCACGCCAGATATCTTTCGCGGCATTTCCGAAGTGTTTTTATTTAGCAGTGTCGCGGTGGGGATTATTTTTGTCGCCGGTTTAGCCGTCAGCTCAATCTGGGCGGCGCTGTTTGCTATCTTTGGTTCACTGCTAGCTTATATGACCGCGTCACTTTTACAGGCTGATTTTGTTAATATTCATACTGGCTTGTATTCGTTTAGTGCGGTGTTAACCGCGATTGCTTTAGGCTCAACTTTTAATAAGCCGAGCTTGCGCGTCGCTATCTATACCGTGATTGGCGTGATTTTTACGGTATTTGTGCAGGGCGCTTTAGATACGGCCTTAGCACCTATTGGTATTCCAACCTTAACCATGCCATTTGTATTGGCGACCTGGTTATTCCTGGTACCCAATAAAGATTTGATGCCACAAGATCGTCAATAA
- a CDS encoding class I SAM-dependent methyltransferase: protein MALTFNNQQDDILDSVTDYWHNRAQGYSESNIAELNSDKRQIWLNAILSLAPQDPHLNVLDIGTGPGFFAIILALAGHRVTAVDATTAMLEQARTNALQQQANIEFVQSDVHHLPFIDEQFDLIVCRNVTWNLQDPVQAYQEWYRVLKPGGRLVVFDANWYLHLFDDAYMQGFKQDRENTQLEQVNDHYVNTDTRAMAAIARQLPLSQVQRPQWDIPVLLDIGFSQCLLDTKVGEQVWDHEEKINYGSTPMFVIAAQK, encoded by the coding sequence ATGGCTTTAACGTTTAATAATCAACAGGATGATATTCTGGACTCGGTCACCGATTATTGGCATAACCGCGCACAAGGCTACAGTGAATCAAATATCGCTGAACTCAATAGTGATAAACGTCAGATTTGGTTAAATGCTATCTTAAGTCTGGCCCCGCAAGACCCACACTTAAATGTGCTTGATATCGGCACTGGTCCGGGCTTTTTTGCCATCATTTTGGCGCTAGCTGGCCATCGCGTCACCGCCGTTGATGCGACCACGGCCATGCTGGAACAAGCCCGCACTAATGCGTTACAACAGCAGGCTAATATCGAATTTGTCCAGTCGGATGTGCATCATTTACCATTTATTGATGAGCAATTTGATCTGATTGTCTGTCGCAATGTCACCTGGAATTTACAAGATCCGGTGCAGGCTTATCAGGAGTGGTATCGGGTATTAAAGCCGGGTGGTCGACTGGTGGTATTTGATGCCAACTGGTATCTACATCTGTTTGACGACGCTTATATGCAAGGCTTTAAGCAAGATCGTGAGAATACCCAACTTGAGCAAGTCAACGATCACTATGTCAATACCGATACCCGTGCGATGGCAGCGATTGCCCGTCAACTCCCTTTAAGCCAAGTACAAAGGCCACAATGGGATATTCCGGTTCTGCTTGATATTGGTTTTTCACAATGTTTGCTCGATACCAAAGTCGGTGAGCAGGTTTGGGATCATGAAGAGAAAATTAACTACGGTTCTACGCCAATGTTTGTGATTGCGGCGCAAAAATAA
- the nikA gene encoding nickel ABC transporter substrate-binding protein codes for MKKVVGLFAILLMLLSLSVNAKRENNELDYASTKDIMDINPHLYLGEMAAQNMVFEPLVLNREDGGVSPFLAKRWEVSADGKSYRFYLRDDVYFNDGEKFNAQAVKLNIDAVLANKARHAWMGLINEINQVNVIDADTVELTLYHPYYPTLTELGVTRPFRFISPKSFIHGQTKDGVKDYAGTGPWMLAEHKKNQYARFVVNPHYWGKKPALNSVVWHVIPDRQTLLLALQKGDIQMIFGADGDMTDMEAYQAFSSKGQFATLMSAPIASRAIVLNSNRPITHDIFVRQALEYAVNKADIVTGVLNDSETLAGTLMSPSAPYSDVKVKTYHYNPDKARALLTQAGWLLPAGQTVRVKEDERLTLLLSYDTNNAAEKEIAELIQDNFKQIGVELSIIGEEKQAFLDRQKRGDFDLQYSLSWGKPYDPASFVSSFRVPAHADYQAQLGLASRAYIYKLIDDLLISTDEIARQADYRELFELLADEAIYIPLSYSRTKVIYDRQVTGVGFNVSQYEIPFEKMSFRP; via the coding sequence ATGAAAAAGGTCGTTGGGTTATTCGCCATATTATTGATGTTACTGAGTTTATCGGTAAATGCGAAGCGGGAAAATAATGAACTGGATTATGCCAGCACCAAAGACATCATGGATATTAATCCCCATCTCTATCTGGGCGAGATGGCGGCACAAAATATGGTCTTTGAGCCGCTGGTACTTAATCGTGAAGATGGTGGCGTCAGTCCCTTTTTAGCCAAACGCTGGGAAGTCTCTGCCGATGGTAAAAGTTACCGTTTTTACTTGCGTGATGATGTCTACTTTAACGATGGTGAAAAATTTAATGCGCAAGCGGTTAAGCTCAATATCGATGCGGTGTTAGCTAATAAAGCCCGCCATGCCTGGATGGGCCTGATCAACGAAATCAATCAGGTGAATGTGATCGATGCTGATACCGTCGAACTGACCTTATATCATCCTTACTATCCAACCCTAACTGAATTAGGCGTGACGCGACCATTTCGGTTTATCTCGCCAAAATCCTTTATCCATGGTCAAACCAAGGATGGCGTCAAAGATTATGCCGGTACTGGTCCCTGGATGTTGGCTGAACACAAAAAAAATCAGTATGCCCGTTTTGTCGTCAATCCCCATTATTGGGGCAAAAAACCGGCCCTCAATAGTGTGGTCTGGCATGTGATTCCCGATAGACAGACCTTGTTATTGGCTCTGCAAAAAGGCGATATCCAGATGATCTTCGGTGCTGATGGTGATATGACTGATATGGAAGCCTATCAGGCCTTCTCAAGCAAAGGGCAGTTTGCCACCCTGATGAGTGCCCCGATTGCCTCACGAGCAATTGTCCTCAATAGTAATCGTCCCATTACGCACGATATTTTCGTGCGTCAGGCTTTAGAATATGCCGTCAATAAAGCGGATATTGTCACTGGGGTCCTTAATGATAGCGAAACCTTAGCGGGGACCTTAATGTCGCCCTCAGCGCCTTATAGTGATGTGAAGGTCAAAACTTATCACTATAATCCTGATAAAGCCCGTGCACTATTGACGCAAGCGGGTTGGTTATTACCGGCAGGGCAAACCGTTCGAGTGAAAGAGGATGAACGCTTAACCCTGTTACTCTCCTACGATACCAATAATGCAGCGGAAAAGGAGATTGCTGAGTTAATCCAGGATAACTTTAAACAGATCGGTGTTGAGCTGAGCATTATTGGTGAAGAGAAACAGGCGTTTTTAGATCGCCAAAAACGCGGTGATTTTGATTTACAATATTCACTCTCTTGGGGTAAACCGTACGATCCGGCTTCCTTTGTCTCCTCATTTCGAGTACCGGCACATGCTGACTACCAAGCTCAACTCGGTTTAGCCAGTCGAGCCTATATCTACAAACTGATTGATGATCTGTTGATCTCAACTGATGAGATAGCAAGACAAGCCGACTATCGCGAACTCTTTGAGCTATTAGCCGATGAGGCTATCTATATTCCGCTATCTTATTCACGTACGAAAGTGATTTACGATCGTCAGGTCACCGGGGTCGGGTTTAATGTCTCTCAATATGAGATACCTTTTGAAAAGATGTCTTTTCGACCATAG
- a CDS encoding ABC transporter permease subunit, giving the protein MMKRYLMQRLLMMIPLMLMISFIAFFMLNLVPSDPAEVALRVSNIVPTDEAIALMRHELGLDKPFLLRYLSWLWQVLHLDFGQSFVLRTPVLGELAAALPATLYLAFVTFVISLVCAFSLALICLMTKTPWIDQLVRGVIFLLMALPNYWLALLFIWFFAVQLDLFPVSGLQESGAVFLPAITLSLSYIGLYLRLIRGAMLTQMQQPYVFYAKARGLSSWQIIRRHVLRNALPTTLVSIGMSIPALIAGTVVIENIFAWPGIGRLCISAIMGRDLPMIQAYILLIALLFLVFNCLIDLLQMKLDPRLRHH; this is encoded by the coding sequence ATGATGAAACGTTACCTGATGCAGCGTTTATTGATGATGATTCCGCTGATGCTGATGATCTCATTTATTGCCTTTTTTATGCTTAATTTAGTGCCATCCGATCCCGCTGAGGTCGCTTTACGTGTCAGTAATATTGTGCCAACCGATGAGGCTATCGCTTTGATGCGCCATGAGTTAGGTCTGGATAAACCCTTTTTACTACGTTACTTAAGCTGGCTGTGGCAAGTGTTACACTTAGATTTTGGGCAATCTTTTGTACTTAGAACGCCAGTACTTGGTGAGCTGGCGGCAGCATTACCGGCCACGCTTTATCTGGCTTTTGTCACGTTTGTTATCAGTCTGGTGTGCGCTTTCTCGCTCGCCCTGATCTGTCTGATGACCAAAACGCCCTGGATTGATCAATTAGTCCGTGGGGTTATCTTTCTATTAATGGCTTTACCTAATTACTGGCTGGCCTTACTGTTTATTTGGTTTTTTGCTGTACAACTGGATCTGTTTCCGGTGAGCGGTCTGCAAGAAAGCGGAGCGGTCTTTTTACCAGCTATAACATTATCACTCAGCTATATTGGCCTGTATCTGCGGCTGATTCGTGGCGCTATGTTGACGCAAATGCAGCAACCTTATGTCTTTTATGCCAAAGCGCGCGGTCTGTCATCATGGCAAATTATTCGTCGTCATGTATTACGCAATGCCTTACCGACTACTTTAGTTAGTATCGGTATGAGTATTCCAGCTTTGATTGCCGGAACCGTTGTGATTGAAAATATCTTTGCCTGGCCGGGCATTGGCCGGCTCTGTATTAGTGCGATTATGGGACGCGATTTACCGATGATTCAAGCTTATATCCTGCTGATTGCCTTACTATTTTTAGTCTTTAACTGTCTGATTGATTTACTCCAAATGAAATTAGACCCCAGATTAAGGCATCACTGA
- a CDS encoding ABC transporter permease subunit, with translation MISSRFWLQLKKDRFAQMCFLILLVVLLAGIFAPWITPHDPNLTASRLKYLPISLDYPLGTDYLGRCVFSRLIYGIRTTLFYSLLAMMLTMILGAILGLIAGFYRGKVDSIIMRLCDMMLSFPDVVMILAIVGVLGPSIENIVLAIVVVKWAWYARMIRGAVRQYTHQNYIRYAQVIGAKDSYILRRHLLPMTAADMMILASTNIGTIILTISALSFLGLGIQPPTAEWGSMLSMAKQVMLTHPTQMLPAGIAITVVVIACNGLGDFLRDLFDPMNRFDQTLLVKNRYDA, from the coding sequence ATGATATCTTCACGATTTTGGTTGCAGCTAAAAAAAGATCGCTTTGCCCAGATGTGCTTTTTGATACTGCTGGTGGTACTGTTAGCCGGTATATTCGCACCCTGGATTACGCCTCACGATCCCAACTTAACCGCGTCGCGCCTGAAATATCTACCGATCAGCCTTGATTATCCACTTGGCACTGACTATTTAGGTCGCTGTGTCTTCTCACGTTTAATTTATGGGATTAGAACCACCTTATTTTATTCGTTGCTGGCGATGATGTTAACCATGATATTGGGTGCGATATTAGGGCTGATTGCTGGTTTCTATCGCGGTAAAGTCGACAGTATTATCATGCGGCTCTGTGACATGATGTTATCGTTTCCTGATGTGGTGATGATTCTGGCGATTGTTGGCGTTTTAGGTCCCAGTATTGAGAATATTGTGCTGGCGATTGTGGTGGTAAAATGGGCCTGGTATGCGCGCATGATTCGTGGTGCGGTGCGCCAATATACCCATCAAAATTATATTCGCTATGCGCAGGTGATTGGCGCTAAAGATAGTTATATTCTACGTCGTCATTTACTGCCGATGACCGCGGCAGATATGATGATACTAGCCTCAACCAATATTGGTACGATTATTTTAACCATTTCTGCGTTATCCTTTTTAGGTTTAGGCATTCAGCCACCGACCGCTGAATGGGGCAGTATGCTAAGCATGGCCAAACAGGTGATGTTAACCCATCCGACCCAAATGTTACCGGCTGGGATCGCGATAACAGTAGTGGTGATTGCCTGTAATGGCTTGGGTGATTTTTTACGTGATCTATTTGATCCGATGAATCGATTTGATCAGACACTGTTAGTGAAAAACCGCTATGACGCCTAA
- a CDS encoding ABC transporter ATP-binding protein, with protein sequence MTPKPILEINDLKVTDRLTAQPLIDDLSLSIYPHRVLAIVGESGSGKSLLAKAIMGLLPTSLQADGQIYFQQTALFQQTLKQWQAMRGKRISLIVQNAMAAFDPLMTIGDQFAETLQCHFNLTAAQLKSRINKNLSQVNLLGVHNLVNSYPHQLSGGQLQRVMIAIALALEPDIIIADEPTTALDAITQYDVMQAFKALTQHHQTTLIFITHDLGLVKDIADDIAVMKAGQIVELNDKARLLSSPQQAYTKSLLASRQKLTKRFDQIMGKTDVIKC encoded by the coding sequence ATGACGCCTAAACCGATTTTAGAAATTAACGATTTAAAGGTGACTGACCGCTTAACGGCGCAGCCGCTGATTGACGATCTATCTTTGTCAATTTATCCACATCGGGTACTGGCGATAGTGGGCGAAAGTGGGAGTGGTAAAAGTTTATTAGCTAAAGCTATCATGGGATTACTGCCCACGTCACTACAGGCCGATGGCCAGATCTATTTTCAGCAAACTGCGCTGTTTCAGCAAACACTTAAGCAGTGGCAAGCGATGCGCGGTAAACGCATCAGCCTGATTGTACAAAATGCGATGGCGGCATTTGATCCCTTAATGACCATTGGCGACCAATTTGCCGAAACGCTACAGTGTCATTTTAATCTGACTGCCGCACAATTGAAGAGCCGCATCAATAAGAACTTAAGTCAAGTCAACTTGCTTGGGGTACATAACTTAGTCAATAGTTATCCGCATCAGTTAAGTGGTGGCCAGCTGCAGCGGGTAATGATCGCCATTGCCTTAGCGCTGGAGCCGGATATCATTATCGCTGATGAACCAACCACCGCGCTCGATGCCATCACGCAATATGATGTGATGCAAGCGTTTAAAGCCTTAACCCAGCATCATCAGACGACGCTGATTTTTATTACTCATGACCTGGGTTTAGTAAAGGATATTGCTGATGATATTGCCGTGATGAAAGCCGGCCAGATTGTTGAGTTGAATGATAAAGCCCGTTTATTGTCATCACCACAGCAGGCCTATACCAAAAGTCTATTAGCCAGCCGACAGAAGCTGACTAAGCGATTTGATCAGATTATGGGGAAAACCGATGTTATTAAGTGTTGA